Proteins found in one Crassostrea angulata isolate pt1a10 chromosome 3, ASM2561291v2, whole genome shotgun sequence genomic segment:
- the LOC128178383 gene encoding uncharacterized protein LOC128178383, producing MKTLVNSGLAFLILCVPTIFAQENICKHDSCKPFLETCFPWKNSAGFICCEWSSARGQYIKKVRDPIKGEQILNCDPLMCYVCSSANKKHGEKCGRTLGYSRDEAIKAGVLVSCDDIGVKNARACGKMISNAYAGEEIVTRYCYNTTSLTKSWYPKGCHEYHTADTCYCNKEACNSQEAVRATFGFLLLATLLASFFIFRF from the exons ATGAAGACGCTTGTAAACTCAGGACTGGCTTTCCTTATACTTTGTGTGCCGACCATTTTCGCTCAGG AGAATATATGTAAACACGATTCCTGCAAGCCGTTCTTGGAGACTTGCTTCCCCTGGAAGAATTCCGCTGGCTTCATCTGTTGTGAGTGGTCGTCTGCTCGGGGCCAGTATATCAAGAAAGTGAGGGACCCAATAAAAGGCGAACAGATCCTCAACTGTG ATCCTTTAATGTGCTACGTCTGTAGTTCTGCCAACAAGAAACATGGAGAAAAGTGCGGTCGTACTCTCGGATACTCTCGGGACGAGGCAATAAAGGCTGGCGTCCTCGTCTCCTGTGACGACATTGGTGTAAAAAATGCGCGCGCATGTGGTAAAATGATCAGCAATGCCTATGCTGGAG AGGAAATAGTGACTAGGTACTGTTACAACACAACGAGTCTAACAAAGTCTTGGTACCCTAAAGGATGTCACGAGTACCATACTGCGGACACCTGTTACTGCAACAAGGAGGCCTGCAACTCTCAGGAAGCAGTTAGAGCAACTTTCGGTTTTCTGCTACTTGCGACATTACTTGCCAGTTTTTTTATATTCAGGTTTTAG
- the LOC128177992 gene encoding aldehyde dehydrogenase-like has product MAQFPPPIRNPEVKFTKLFINNEFVDSVSGKTFPTINPTNGQKICDVSEGDKADIDKAVESAKAAFKLGSPWRRMDASKRGALLYKVAQLMERDAQYLGSLETLDNGKPYMNAFGEMMFSANMLKYYAGSADKVGGKTIPVDGDYMCYTRHEPVGICGAVIPWNYPVCMFALKLAPALACGNVIIFKPAEQTPLTALYMAALCKEAGIPAGVVNVVNGYGPTAGAAITAHPEVDKIAFTGSTEVGQIILQASGATNIKRTTLELGGKSPNVVMDDADIDSAAAWSHEAVMTNMGQCCVAGSRTFVHEKIYDKFVAKSRELAQQRTCGDPYEMTTKNGPQVDKEQYSKILELIDAGKKEGARVECGGEAAGGDGFFIKPTVFSGVQDNMRIAKEEIFGPVQQIFKFSSLDEVIERANATHYGLGAAIFTSNIDTAMMFVQGVRAGTVWVNCYNPPCYQAPFGGFKMSGLGREMGEYNLSQYQEIKTVMIKIPQKNS; this is encoded by the exons ATGGCTCAGTTCCCTCCACCTATTCGGAATCCCGAAGTCAAATTCACAAAG CTCTTCATCAACAATGAGTTTGTGGATTCCGTCAGCGGAAAAACTTTCCCTACCATCAACCCGACCAATGGCCAGAAAATCTGTGACGTTTCAGAGGGTGACAAG GCCGACATAGACAAAGCAGTTGAATCTGCTAAAGCAGCATTTAAACTTGGATCTCCATGGCGACGCATGGACGCCAGCAAACGAGGTGCGTTGCTCTACAAAGTTGCACAATTGATGGAAAGGGACGCTCAATACCTGGGT AGTCTTGAAACGCTTGACAATGGAAAGCCGTACATGAATGCCTTTGGAGAGATGATGTTCTCAGCCAACATGTTAAAATACTATGCCGGATCCGCTGATAAGGTTGGCGGGAAAACTATCCCCGTTG ATGGGGATTACATGTGTTACACACGGCATGAACCCGTCGGTATTTGTGGAGCGGTCATTCCG TGGAACTACCCCGTGTGTATGTTTGCCCTGAAGCTGGCCCCCGCTCTGGCCTGTGGAAACGTAATCATCTTCAAACCCGCTGAACAGACCCCCCTCACGGCCCTGTACATGGCCGCTCTCTGCAAAGAG GCTGGAATTCCCGCTGGAGTTGTGAACGTTGTCAATGGTTACGGGCCAACTGCTGGTGCCGCCATTACAGCACACCCAGAGGTGGACAAAATCGCATTCACAGGATCCACAGAG GTGGGACAGATCATTCTACAGGCTTCTGGGGCCACCAACATCAAACGTACAACTCTGGAACTTGGTGGAAAAAGTCCAAATGTCGTCATGGACGATGCTGACA TTGACTCAGCAGCCGCCTGGTCCCACGAGGCGGTGATGACCAACATGGGCCAGTGCTGTGTGGCAGGAAGCAGGACGTTCGTGCACGAGAAAATCTACGACAAGTTCGTGGCCAAGTCCCGGGAACTAGCGCAGCAAAGAACCTGCGGAGATCCGTATGAAATGACCACAAAGAACGGCCCACAG GTGGACAAGGAGCAGTATAGCAAGATTCTGGAGCTGATTGACGCGGGCAAGAAAGAGGGCGCCAGGGTGGAGTGTGGAGGGGAGGCCGCGGGGGGTGACGGATTCTTCATCAAGCCCACGGTGTTCTCTGGGGTCCAAGACAACATGAGGATTGCTAAAGAAGAG ATTTTTGGACCAGTCCAGCAGATTTTCAAATTCAGTTCGCTGGATGAAGTCATTGAGCGAGCCAATGCAACACACTACGGTTTAGGCGCCGCCATTTTTACCAGTAATATTGACACAGCCATGATGTTTGTCCAAGGAGTCAGAGCTGGCACTGTTTG GGTAAACTGTTACAATCCGCCATGCTATCAGGCCCCGTTTGGAGGATTCAAGATGTCAGGACTAGGAAGAGAAAT GGGAGAATACAACTTGTCACAGTATCAAGAGATTAAAACG
- the LOC128178095 gene encoding 40S ribosomal protein S15-like: protein MAEIDEKELAEKKKKRTFRKYAYRGVDLDQLLDMSNEQLMELFPCRARRRISHGLKRKPLGLIKRLRKAKKEAGPLEKPEVVKTHLRNMIIVPEMIGSIIGVYNGKTFNQVEVKPEMIGHYLGEFSITYKPVKHGRPGIGATHSSRFIPLK, encoded by the exons ATG gcAGAAATTGACGAGAAAGAATTGGCTGAGAAGAAGAAGAAGCGTACCTTCAGAAAGTATGCTTACAGAGGAGTTGATCTTGACCAGCTTTTGGATATGTCCAA TGAGCAGTTGATGGAACTCTTCCCCTGCAGAGCTAGACGCAGGATTTCTCATGGCTTGAAACGCAAACCTCTCGGCCTCATTAAACGTCTTCGTAAGGCCAAGAAAGAAGCAGGTCCACTTGAGAAACCAGAG GTAGTGAAAACGCACCTGCGAAACATGATCATTGTCCCAGAAATGATCGGAAGCATCATTGGAGTTTACAATGGCAAGACCTTCAACCAGGTGGAAGTCAAG ccCGAGATGATCGGCCATTACCTTGGGGAGTTTAGCATTACATACAAACCTGTTAAACATGGTCGTCCAGGTATTGGTGCCACCCACAGCTCCAGATTTATACCACTGAAGTAA